One genomic region from Vibrio sp. SCSIO 43137 encodes:
- a CDS encoding protein-methionine-sulfoxide reductase heme-binding subunit MsrQ has translation MKPGKKSIWLIKLVLHLCSLIPLAWLVIATVNGHLGADPVEQITHFTGKGILHTLFASLMITPLARWFKLGFLYHFRRLLGLYSFFWATLHMLAYFWFDLAWEFNLIIGEITSRNYLVLGMLCWILLLFLSLTSTKGMRSRLGTGWQKLHNWVYVAAIIGPIHYYWSVKSAVTEPSVYILLACLLLLARKDKIRRWLVS, from the coding sequence ATGAAACCGGGTAAAAAGAGCATCTGGCTGATCAAACTGGTTCTGCACCTCTGTTCGCTTATTCCGTTGGCATGGCTGGTAATTGCTACGGTAAACGGTCATCTGGGGGCAGATCCTGTTGAACAAATCACTCATTTCACCGGTAAGGGTATTTTGCATACTCTGTTTGCCAGTTTGATGATTACCCCCCTTGCAAGGTGGTTTAAGCTCGGTTTCCTGTACCACTTCCGCCGGTTGCTGGGGCTATATAGCTTTTTCTGGGCAACTCTGCATATGCTGGCCTATTTCTGGTTTGATCTGGCATGGGAATTCAACCTAATCATCGGTGAAATCACCAGCAGAAACTATTTAGTACTCGGTATGCTGTGCTGGATTCTATTGTTATTTCTGTCACTTACCTCAACTAAGGGCATGCGTTCACGCCTTGGCACAGGCTGGCAAAAGTTGCATAATTGGGTCTATGTCGCAGCCATAATCGGTCCGATACACTATTATTGGTCGGTTAAATCCGCTGTGACGGAACCATCAGTCTATATCTTACTCGCCTGCCTGTTACTGCTGGCCAGAAAAGATAAAATCCGTCGCTGGCTGGTGAGTTAA
- a CDS encoding cytochrome b: protein MEQVVKQYNFTSRVLHWVSAIVIIGMFALGLWMMELTYYSSWYQVAPHWHKSVGLVLAGVTLFRLAWKLVTASPKIEGKPLEIIAAKAVHHVMYLLFFVLFISGYLISTSDGRGIEVFNWFVVPSAGELFADQSVIAGQVHYYTAFILIGLAVVHALAALKHHFVDKDDTLRKMTGAIK from the coding sequence ATGGAACAGGTCGTCAAACAATATAATTTCACCTCAAGAGTACTTCACTGGGTTTCTGCCATTGTTATCATCGGCATGTTTGCCCTCGGTTTATGGATGATGGAGCTTACTTACTACAGCTCCTGGTATCAGGTGGCACCTCACTGGCATAAATCCGTTGGCTTAGTTCTGGCCGGAGTAACTCTGTTCCGTTTAGCATGGAAGCTGGTGACAGCGTCACCAAAAATCGAAGGGAAGCCCCTTGAGATCATAGCAGCCAAAGCGGTACATCATGTTATGTATCTTCTGTTTTTCGTTCTGTTTATTTCCGGCTATCTGATTTCTACCTCCGACGGTCGGGGTATAGAAGTTTTCAATTGGTTTGTAGTGCCTTCTGCCGGTGAGTTATTTGCTGATCAGTCGGTTATTGCAGGTCAGGTTCACTACTACACTGCATTTATATTGATTGGATTGGCAGTGGTTCATGCGCTTGCAGCGCTTAAACATCACTTTGTTGATAAAGATGACACGCTACGAAAAATGACAGGAGCGATTAAATGA
- the msrP gene encoding protein-methionine-sulfoxide reductase catalytic subunit MsrP, producing MLIKSPKSWQLKESQSTSESVYHQRRDVLKKLGLVAATAPVANPATAGIFDFFSKAEPEIADKRSPLNFVTSPYSDHSLTLTPEKKILTYNNFYEFGTSKNQPAENAQNFKTDPWSVEISGEVHKPTTIDFADIIKKFDIEDRIYRFRCVEAWSMNVPWLGFPLSKLIELANPKGSAQYVAMQTLYDPERMPGQKDRRIGGGIEYPYVEGLTMAEAMHPLTLVAVGLYGKTLAPQNGAPLRLVVPWKYGFKSIKSIVKIRLMEYQPNTTWNKLAANEYGFYANVNPQVDHPRWSQASERFIGSGNLLSTTRQDTLMFNGYGDEVASLYSGLDLTRNY from the coding sequence ATGCTGATAAAGTCACCCAAAAGCTGGCAGTTAAAAGAGAGTCAATCCACCTCAGAGTCTGTCTATCATCAACGACGAGATGTACTAAAGAAACTTGGCTTGGTTGCAGCAACAGCGCCTGTCGCTAACCCGGCAACGGCCGGTATTTTTGATTTTTTCAGCAAGGCAGAGCCCGAAATTGCTGACAAACGTTCACCGTTAAACTTTGTTACTTCGCCCTATTCAGATCATTCCCTGACGCTGACGCCTGAGAAAAAGATACTCACCTATAACAACTTCTATGAATTTGGCACTTCTAAAAATCAGCCAGCGGAAAATGCGCAGAACTTTAAAACCGATCCATGGAGTGTTGAGATCAGCGGAGAAGTACATAAGCCGACAACCATTGATTTCGCAGATATCATCAAAAAATTTGATATAGAAGACAGAATCTACCGTTTCAGATGTGTTGAAGCTTGGTCAATGAACGTACCCTGGCTTGGCTTTCCCCTCAGTAAACTGATCGAACTGGCCAATCCGAAAGGAAGCGCCCAGTATGTGGCAATGCAAACTTTGTATGATCCGGAACGTATGCCGGGTCAGAAAGACAGGCGTATTGGCGGTGGTATTGAGTACCCTTATGTTGAAGGGCTTACCATGGCTGAAGCTATGCACCCTCTGACGCTTGTGGCTGTCGGCCTGTACGGGAAAACGTTAGCCCCGCAGAATGGTGCTCCTCTCAGACTGGTTGTGCCATGGAAATATGGGTTTAAGAGCATTAAATCCATTGTGAAAATTAGATTGATGGAGTATCAGCCGAACACCACATGGAACAAACTGGCTGCCAACGAGTATGGCTTTTATGCCAACGTTAACCCTCAGGTTGATCACCCCCGCTGGAGTCAGGCTTCTGAACGGTTTATCGGCAGTGGAAACCTGCTTAGTACTACCCGTCAGGATACTCTGATGTTTAATGGCTACGGCGACGAAGTCGCGTCTCTTTATAGTGGCCTTGATTTAACACGGAACTACTAA
- a CDS encoding DUF2164 domain-containing protein encodes MSDITFTAAQKQKMVQELQNYFEQELDFDLGQFDADFLLDFISNKFGAVYYNQGVRDAQTVMERKMLDISDELYQIEQETDL; translated from the coding sequence ATGTCCGATATTACTTTTACTGCTGCTCAGAAACAGAAGATGGTGCAGGAGTTACAAAACTATTTTGAACAGGAGCTTGATTTCGATTTAGGTCAGTTCGATGCAGATTTCTTGCTGGACTTTATAAGTAACAAGTTTGGCGCGGTTTACTACAATCAGGGAGTAAGGGATGCACAAACGGTTATGGAACGAAAAATGTTGGATATTTCTGATGAGTTATATCAGATTGAGCAGGAAACCGACCTCTAA
- a CDS encoding YceI family protein, with translation MKKQLLTMGLALAVAMPLSVNAADYVIDTKGAHASINFNASHLGYSFIKGRFNKFSGDFSYDANDIGSSKVNVFIDTTSIDTNHAERDKHLRSADFIDAGKYPDAKFVSTKITDKGNGNIDVAGDLTLYGKTKPVVIDAKFIGEGKDPWGGYRVGFVGTTTLQLKDFGMKAMGAISSVDMELIIEGVRK, from the coding sequence ATGAAAAAACAACTTTTAACTATGGGACTAGCATTAGCAGTAGCAATGCCATTAAGCGTTAACGCAGCAGATTACGTGATCGATACAAAAGGTGCGCACGCGTCAATTAACTTTAATGCCAGCCATTTGGGTTACAGCTTTATTAAAGGCCGTTTTAACAAGTTTTCTGGTGATTTCTCATATGATGCTAATGACATTGGCTCATCTAAAGTAAATGTTTTTATTGATACCACAAGCATTGATACTAACCACGCTGAGCGTGATAAGCACCTACGTAGTGCTGATTTCATCGACGCCGGTAAGTATCCTGACGCTAAGTTTGTCAGTACTAAAATCACGGATAAAGGTAACGGCAATATCGATGTAGCTGGTGACCTGACTCTATACGGTAAAACCAAGCCAGTCGTTATCGATGCTAAGTTTATCGGTGAAGGCAAAGACCCTTGGGGTGGTTACCGCGTTGGTTTTGTTGGCACAACAACCCTGCAGCTTAAAGACTTTGGTATGAAAGCTATGGGAGCGATATCAAGTGTTGATATGGAATTGATTATTGAAGGCGTGCGTAAATAA